A genomic region of Luteibacter aegosomatissinici contains the following coding sequences:
- a CDS encoding bifunctional aspartate kinase/diaminopimelate decarboxylase translates to MKFGGTSVATAARWRNILELAASRRAEGARVLIVVSALSGITDGLKQLCTHTEPKRRSDAASALADRHHALLGEMSLALPETLGARLADLASLADTGPAELGELAWQAAVQAHGELMSSALGAAFLSANGLPTAWLDARECLNAVALPNQNERTRLLSAMVEPHPDPALSAALAARGDVFITQGFIARDEEGRTVLLGRGGSDTSAAYFGALLAAARVEIWTDVAGMFSANPRQVAGARLLQRLDYEEAQEIASTGAKVLHPRCLSPLREPRVPLLVKDTNRPELEGTVIGPEVREHAPSIKAISARKGITLVSMESVGMWQQVGFLADVFDAFKRHGLSVDLIGSAETNVTVSLDPTENLLDSDAIAALAADLARVCRVKVIAPCAAITLVGRGMRSMLHKLSGVLAEFGQLRVHLISQSSNNLNLTFVVDEDVVDEMLPRLHELLIGAGALRTDDSMVFGPAWQSLYGSGEAPLPAAAWWQGERPRLLQLAQERTPRYAYHLPTVRAQARKVKSLQAVDRAHYAVKANTHPGILKVLAEEGFAFECVSPGELEAVSAVVPESAPLLFTPNFAARRDFEAALKTRATITIDALHPIEHWGDLFRGRDIVLRVDLGRGLGHHQKVKTGGTGSKFGVPIEQVDRFLRLADDAGARVIGLHAHLGSGILDAAHWGEVYSQLAALAERIGTITVLNIGGGLGVPSHPGETALDIVALDRVLMAVRQAYPQFQVWMEPGRFLVADAGVLLARVTQEKEKGSNIRYLGLDTGMNSLIRPALYDAWHEIANLSRFGEPATTMYQVVGPICESGDILGSDRRLPESFEDDVILIAQGGAYGAVMASRYNLRDAADEVLLP, encoded by the coding sequence ATGAAGTTCGGCGGCACCTCCGTTGCCACCGCCGCACGCTGGCGCAATATCCTCGAGCTGGCCGCCAGCCGTCGCGCCGAAGGCGCGCGCGTGCTGATCGTGGTCTCGGCCCTGTCCGGTATTACGGATGGCCTGAAACAGCTTTGCACGCACACGGAACCCAAACGCCGCTCGGATGCGGCCTCCGCACTGGCCGATCGCCACCATGCCCTGCTGGGCGAGATGTCGCTGGCACTCCCCGAGACCCTCGGCGCGCGACTGGCCGATCTCGCCAGCCTTGCCGACACCGGCCCCGCCGAACTCGGCGAGCTGGCCTGGCAGGCGGCCGTGCAGGCGCACGGCGAGCTGATGTCCAGCGCCCTGGGCGCGGCATTCCTCAGTGCCAACGGCCTGCCCACGGCATGGCTGGATGCGCGCGAGTGCCTGAACGCGGTGGCGTTGCCCAACCAGAACGAACGCACGCGCCTGCTCTCGGCCATGGTCGAGCCGCATCCCGATCCGGCGCTGTCGGCGGCGCTCGCCGCGCGCGGCGATGTCTTCATTACCCAGGGCTTTATCGCCAGGGATGAGGAGGGCCGCACCGTGTTGCTGGGGCGTGGTGGTTCGGATACCTCGGCAGCGTACTTCGGCGCGTTGCTGGCCGCGGCGCGTGTCGAGATCTGGACCGACGTGGCGGGCATGTTCAGCGCGAATCCGCGCCAGGTCGCTGGCGCGCGGCTACTCCAGCGCCTCGACTACGAAGAAGCCCAGGAAATCGCTTCCACGGGAGCCAAGGTGCTGCACCCGCGCTGCCTTTCGCCGCTGCGCGAACCCCGTGTGCCGCTGCTGGTGAAGGACACCAACCGTCCGGAACTGGAAGGCACGGTCATCGGGCCCGAGGTGCGCGAGCATGCGCCGAGCATCAAGGCGATCAGCGCACGCAAGGGCATCACGCTGGTGTCCATGGAATCGGTGGGCATGTGGCAGCAGGTCGGTTTTCTTGCCGATGTGTTCGATGCATTCAAGCGCCATGGCCTGTCGGTGGACCTGATTGGTTCGGCGGAAACCAACGTCACGGTTTCGCTGGATCCCACGGAAAACCTGCTGGACTCGGACGCCATCGCGGCGCTTGCCGCCGACCTGGCCCGGGTGTGCCGGGTGAAGGTGATCGCCCCGTGCGCCGCGATCACGCTGGTGGGCCGCGGCATGCGCTCCATGCTGCACAAACTTTCCGGTGTGCTGGCCGAGTTTGGCCAGTTGCGCGTGCATCTCATCTCGCAGTCATCGAACAACCTCAACCTCACCTTCGTGGTGGACGAGGATGTCGTTGACGAGATGCTGCCGCGCCTGCACGAACTGCTCATCGGCGCCGGTGCGCTGCGCACCGACGACAGCATGGTGTTCGGCCCCGCTTGGCAATCGCTGTACGGCAGTGGCGAGGCCCCGTTGCCCGCCGCCGCATGGTGGCAGGGTGAGCGCCCGCGCCTGCTGCAGCTCGCCCAGGAGCGCACGCCCCGCTACGCCTACCATCTGCCCACCGTGCGTGCGCAGGCGCGGAAGGTGAAATCGCTGCAGGCCGTGGACCGGGCGCATTACGCGGTGAAGGCGAACACGCACCCGGGCATCCTCAAGGTGCTCGCGGAAGAGGGCTTTGCGTTCGAATGCGTTTCGCCGGGCGAACTCGAGGCGGTCTCGGCCGTGGTCCCGGAAAGCGCGCCGCTGCTGTTCACGCCCAACTTCGCCGCGCGCCGCGATTTCGAGGCCGCGCTGAAAACCCGCGCCACCATCACCATCGATGCGCTGCACCCGATCGAACACTGGGGTGACCTGTTCCGCGGCCGCGACATCGTGCTGCGCGTGGACCTGGGCCGCGGCCTGGGCCATCACCAGAAGGTGAAGACGGGCGGCACCGGCAGCAAGTTCGGCGTGCCCATCGAGCAGGTCGATCGCTTCCTGCGCCTGGCCGACGACGCCGGCGCACGGGTGATCGGCCTGCACGCCCACCTCGGCTCCGGCATCCTGGATGCCGCGCACTGGGGCGAGGTGTATTCGCAGCTGGCGGCGCTTGCCGAGCGTATCGGCACCATCACGGTGCTGAACATCGGTGGCGGCCTGGGCGTGCCCTCGCATCCGGGTGAAACCGCGCTGGATATCGTGGCGCTGGATCGCGTGCTGATGGCCGTGCGCCAGGCCTACCCGCAGTTCCAGGTGTGGATGGAGCCCGGTCGCTTCCTCGTGGCCGATGCCGGCGTCTTGCTGGCCAGGGTCACGCAGGAAAAGGAAAAGGGCAGCAACATCCGTTACCTGGGCCTGGATACCGGCATGAACAGCCTGATCCGCCCCGCCCTGTACGATGCATGGCACGAGATCGCCAACCTCTCCCGGTTTGGCGAGCCCGCCACCACGATGTACCAGGTGGTCGGCCCGATCTGCGAATCAGGCGATATCCTTGGTTCCGACCGGCGTTTGCCCGAATCGTTCGAGGATGACGTGATACTTATTGCACAAGGAGGCGCCTATGGCGCCGTGATGGCATCGCGCTACAACTTGCGTGATGCAGCCGATGAGGTGCTTTTGCCGTGA
- a CDS encoding APC family permease: MDSPGYARRINLMDAALIVVGGIIGGGIFLNPGIAAQRTSSGWVLLALWVAGGLLTLVGCLCYAELGARRPQAGGSYVYLREAFGKLAGFLFGWTMLLVIYSGSSAAVATIFGSYATSVFGLSPTLVKPLAVGALVFVTGINLFGIRLGAQVQNVFAILKLAAIAVLVITGLAFAGAGTSQAMAPSPTAVTGGLAGALLPVLFAFSGFSYLNNLAGEVRDPQRTLPRALVLGMLIVIAAYVLTNYAYLAVLGHDGLAASQAPAADVMSRVFGAAGAKLIAIGIAISTLGFCNITLVAGARVLQVMGEDGLFFASVARLHPKHRTPNIALAALSAWAIVLVLVANYGQLLDFAAFGDWAAYAVTIATLFWYRRHVKERPSFVTPAYPLLPLLFLATVIGVVIAYSWSKPLSAAVVCAVVVAGLPVYAVWQRLFSKGAR, translated from the coding sequence ATGGATTCCCCCGGATACGCCCGCCGCATCAATCTCATGGACGCTGCGCTCATCGTGGTCGGCGGCATCATCGGCGGCGGCATCTTCCTTAATCCGGGTATCGCCGCCCAGCGCACCAGCTCCGGCTGGGTGTTGCTCGCCCTGTGGGTCGCGGGTGGCCTGCTCACCCTCGTCGGCTGCCTCTGCTACGCCGAGCTTGGCGCGCGCCGGCCGCAGGCGGGCGGCAGCTACGTCTACCTGCGCGAGGCCTTCGGCAAGCTGGCTGGGTTCCTGTTCGGCTGGACGATGCTGCTGGTGATCTACAGCGGCAGCAGCGCGGCCGTGGCGACCATTTTTGGCAGCTACGCGACATCGGTATTCGGGCTGTCCCCCACCCTGGTGAAACCGCTGGCCGTGGGGGCCCTGGTCTTCGTCACCGGCATCAACCTGTTTGGCATCCGCCTCGGCGCGCAGGTGCAGAACGTATTCGCCATCCTCAAGCTGGCCGCCATCGCGGTGCTGGTCATCACGGGCCTCGCTTTCGCCGGCGCGGGTACCAGCCAGGCCATGGCGCCCAGCCCCACCGCCGTCACGGGCGGCCTGGCCGGGGCCCTGCTACCGGTGCTGTTCGCCTTCTCCGGCTTCAGCTACCTCAACAACCTGGCCGGTGAGGTTCGCGACCCCCAGCGCACGCTGCCCCGCGCGCTGGTGCTGGGCATGCTGATCGTGATCGCCGCGTACGTCCTCACCAACTACGCTTACCTGGCCGTGCTGGGCCACGACGGGCTCGCCGCCAGCCAGGCCCCCGCCGCCGATGTGATGAGCCGGGTATTCGGCGCCGCCGGCGCGAAGCTGATCGCCATCGGCATCGCCATTTCCACCCTGGGCTTCTGCAATATCACGCTCGTGGCAGGCGCCCGCGTCCTCCAGGTCATGGGCGAGGATGGCCTGTTCTTCGCCAGCGTGGCCCGGCTGCACCCGAAGCACCGTACGCCCAACATCGCGCTCGCGGCACTTTCAGCCTGGGCGATCGTGCTGGTGCTGGTCGCCAATTACGGCCAGTTGCTCGATTTCGCGGCCTTTGGCGACTGGGCCGCGTATGCGGTCACGATCGCCACCCTGTTCTGGTATCGCCGCCATGTGAAGGAACGCCCGAGCTTCGTCACACCGGCTTATCCCCTGCTCCCGCTGCTGTTCCTCGCCACGGTCATCGGCGTGGTCATCGCCTACTCGTGGTCCAAGCCGCTCAGCGCGGCGGTGGTCTGCGCCGTGGTGGTGGCCGGCCTGCCCGTCTATGCCGTATGGCAACGGCTGTTCAGTAAAGGCGCTCGCTGA
- a CDS encoding (2Fe-2S)-binding protein encodes MAQQGPTSPVPVPTPQGATDVPPKPVREGIDLIVNDERFRHTGDKAMPLLWYLRDVLRLTGAKYGCDQGNCGFCTVIVDGKAIASCQTKMEGMAGKRVTTIEGLSGKDGSLHPVQQAWIDEDAIMCGFCQPGQIMAAVDLLNHQKNPSDADIDKIGNLCRCGSYGRIRKAIKRAAVSMKDKKA; translated from the coding sequence ATGGCACAGCAAGGCCCGACGTCTCCCGTACCCGTACCCACACCGCAAGGCGCCACGGATGTGCCGCCCAAGCCCGTACGCGAAGGCATCGACCTGATCGTCAACGATGAGCGCTTTCGCCACACCGGCGACAAGGCCATGCCGTTGCTGTGGTACCTGCGCGACGTGTTGCGCCTCACGGGCGCCAAGTACGGTTGCGACCAGGGTAACTGCGGTTTCTGCACGGTCATTGTCGATGGCAAGGCGATCGCCAGTTGCCAGACCAAGATGGAAGGGATGGCCGGCAAGCGCGTCACCACCATCGAAGGGCTCTCCGGCAAGGATGGCAGCCTGCACCCCGTCCAGCAGGCATGGATCGATGAAGACGCGATCATGTGCGGCTTCTGCCAGCCCGGCCAGATCATGGCCGCGGTGGATCTGCTGAACCACCAGAAGAATCCATCCGATGCCGATATCGACAAGATCGGCAACCTGTGCCGTTGCGGCAGCTACGGCCGGATCCGCAAGGCCATCAAGCGCGCCGCAGTCAGCATGAAGGACAAGAAGGCATGA